From Bradyrhizobium sp. 4:
TCGCCGCACGCCGAGTTTAGAACGTGACGAGTGCCGTAAGATGGCCGCTCTACACTGCCGCCAGAATTGCCGCCGCGTCCTGGTCACTATACAATTCGATCCGCGATCCGTGCACAGCGTCGGGGCCGGCAGGCGTACCCCTTGATGCGGAGAGCCGGCGGAAGACGGACTCGGTAGCTGCACATGCAGGGACAGCCCCGAGTCGGCGCCGTGAACAGCATCGAGAAGTCGAATGCTCGGTCGAGGCCGAGCTCGGTTCGCCGATCGTGCCATCGACGTTCAAATTCTGATGAAGAAAGCCACTAACGTCTCTAGAGCCTGGCTTTTTCTCGAGACCATGCCGCCAACCGCGTTCGAGACCGAGCTATCGCCAAATTTTAGGCCACACCCCGTCCCCGTCCATCCTGTTAGAGCATCCGGCAACAGCGTTGAATCAAACGTGATCGACGACGGCTTCCAGCGAGGCATTTGACGTAAGTCCATGTGATCTCTGATTCTGAGGCTGGGCATGGGAACGGCTGCGCTTCGGACGATTTTCGGTCGCGGGTTGTCGAGGAGATTTTGGCGCGAGCCTCGCGTCGGGAGGCCGCAGAGCGGTTCAAGGTGAGCGCGGCCTCGGCTACTAGCCATCCAATTCCGTAGTGATGCGGGCCGAGGGCAAGGACACAGGTTCTGTTTGCGGCTATGAGTCGTAAGGAAATCATGAAACTAGGCCCATTTTCGGCCGGTCTGATCGGGGTCCTGGCGGTATGCGGTGGGCTGGATCGCCTGCCCATCGGAGAACAACCTGTCATGGTCGGAAAAGCCAATGCGGATGAAGGTGGCAAGGCGGGACGCCCCCCTCCATGCCAATGGCCCGCGATCCTGCCGCTGCGGTGGCGGAGGACTTCGAAGCCGCCCGCCAGAAGGGAACGCGGGAGGCCCTTGAGCTCTTCATCGCACGCCACGGCGATGACCCGCTGGCCGAGCATTCGCGCGCCGAGCTGAAGCGCCTGTCGCGCTGATCACTTTACGCAGCGGAGCAAGCCGTCTCAGGCATTGCATTTCGGCAGACGGCATCCGCGTCGGCCCAGGCTTGCTGCAGCATGTCTTGCCGCATGATGTTTCGGCACTATGGTGGCACTGCAATCTGTCCCGGAGCCTATCAAGATGCCCTTTCCGCATGCCTCCGAAGCCCTGTCGCGCTTCACCGTGCTCGATCTGACCCGCGTCCGGTCTGGGCCCACCTGCGTGCGGCAGCTCGCCGACTGGGGCGCGAACGTGATCAAGATCGACGCGCTGACCGAGGATGCCGGCGGCGAGCAGCCGGGCGGGCCGCGGCGGGGCGCCGACTTCCAGAATTTGCATCGAAACAAGCGGGCGATGACGCTGAACCTGAAGGACGAGCGCGGGCTCGCCGCGTTCAAGCGCCTCACCGCCAAGGCCGACGTTGTGGTGGAGAATTTCCGCCCCGACGTGAAGAAGAAGCTCGGTATCGATTATGAGGGCCTCGCCAGGATCAATCCGCGCATCGTCTACGGGAGCATCTCCGGCTTCGGCCAGGACGGGCCCTACCACAAGCGTCCGGGCTTCGATCAGATCGCGCAAGGCATGGGCGGGCTGATGTCGATCACCGGCGCGCCGGGCGAAGGCCCGATGCGGGTCGGCATTCCGGTCGCCGACCTCACCGCCGGTCTGTTCTGTGCCATGGGCATCCTCACCGCGCTGCTGGAGCGCGAGGTCTCGGGCAAGGGCCAGTGGGTGCAGACTTCGCTGCTGCAGGCCCAGATCTTCATGCTCGACTTCCAGGCCGCACGCTGGCTCATGGAGAAGGAAGTGGCAAAGCAGGCCGGCAACAACCACCCGACCAGCATTCCGACCGGCGTGTTCAAGACCTCGGACGGCTACATCAACATCGCCACCACGGGCGGCCGGATCTGGGAGCGCTGCGCGCAGGCGATCGGCGCGCCGGAACTCTACAGCCATCCCGACTATCTGACCGCGCCGGCCCGCTCCAAGAACCGCGATGCGCTCAATTCCGAGATCGAGAAGCGTACCTTGACGAAGTCAACCGAGACCTGGGTCCGTGAACTCAACGAGGCCGGCGTGCCCTGCGGGCCGATCTACGCCATCGACCAGATGTTCGAAGACGAACAGGTCAAGCATCTCGGCATCGCGCAGGAGGTACCGAATGACGAGGATCGCGACATCCGCCTGGTCGGCCAGCCCGTGACGCTGTCGCGCACGCCGAGCAGGATGGTGGCGCGGCCGCCGGAGTTCGGCGAGCAGACCGACGAAGTGCTGAAGGAGTTCGGCTTCGGCACGGACGAGATTGCCAATCTCAGGGACGCCAAAGTGGTGTGAAAGAACGGCCGCGTCTCGGCGGCCGACCTTTCGAATCCGCGTCGTCGTGGACATCACGATCGGCCCGGCATCAACTGCTTGCACAGTCGTCTACGTCTTGCGCAACCCGTCGAAGCGCGTGTCGACATAGTGGCCGGCCGCGTCGACAACCCTACAAAGCTCTCCGCCATCATGATAGAGCAGAACGACCTTGGCTCCCGCCTCGAATTGTCCGTTCGGTGGTCCGCTCGGCATACCACGCGAGGCATAGAATGGCTGCGATCTCGCCACCTGGTGGGTGAACTGGTTGGGCGGCGGGGAGATCAGGCAGTCCGACGGGATCAGTGACGAATCTGGAAGCACAATCGCTTCCGGTCGCTTCATGCCCTCCATGATTCCCCCTGAATTTCGCCGGGAGCCTTGCTCGGCAAAGCCTTGGCTAAGAGCCTTGGCCTAAGAGCCGAGGCTTTCCTCGGGCAACGTGATCGGAATCCGCCGGAGCACGATGCCTCTTGTCTTGTCGGCATGCGCGGCAGCAAGTCCCGCCTCGGCCATATGGAGATGATCAGGCAGGTGATGCGC
This genomic window contains:
- a CDS encoding CoA transferase, translating into MPFPHASEALSRFTVLDLTRVRSGPTCVRQLADWGANVIKIDALTEDAGGEQPGGPRRGADFQNLHRNKRAMTLNLKDERGLAAFKRLTAKADVVVENFRPDVKKKLGIDYEGLARINPRIVYGSISGFGQDGPYHKRPGFDQIAQGMGGLMSITGAPGEGPMRVGIPVADLTAGLFCAMGILTALLEREVSGKGQWVQTSLLQAQIFMLDFQAARWLMEKEVAKQAGNNHPTSIPTGVFKTSDGYINIATTGGRIWERCAQAIGAPELYSHPDYLTAPARSKNRDALNSEIEKRTLTKSTETWVRELNEAGVPCGPIYAIDQMFEDEQVKHLGIAQEVPNDEDRDIRLVGQPVTLSRTPSRMVARPPEFGEQTDEVLKEFGFGTDEIANLRDAKVV